TCTAACCAGTATTAGGAACAAGGAGAGCCCCATCAAAAGGTATAGGATCGTCCAAACAGGGGCAAACACCCAGCCCGGCGGGGTAAAGGCAGGCTTCGTAAGGTTCGGATACCACGTCGAGACGGATGAAGAAGTAAAGATCGCTCCAACTCCCCCAACTATTTGACAGAGCATAATGGAGAAGATAAATTTCACCACATCGGCCCGACACCTAAATAAACGGCTGGTCACACAACTCACTTCCAATACCATTCAATAGCGATCCCGGTATAAAAACACCATCAACTAGATTTAGGAAATTTATTAACTTTTGAGGCTGGTCCTCTTTTAGATTATTATTTGATTTTAACTTTTACGGGCGCCGCATGATGTGCAGAATTCATCCTCCGCTTTTAAAGGCGCCCCGCAATGTTGACAGTACATGGGAGCTTGCACGAAGCCGGGTTTAATTCTCCTTCTCCTCCTAACCGCGATGGCTCCGACCGCCGCTACGATGATGGCTAACGCGGGTAAAATCATGAGCAGAGGATTTTGCCTCGCGAGTAACGTCAGCTTATTCATGAACGACTTTTCAACCGTGAAATGTTCACTTTCGCTTACCGCTAGTGCGTTGCCGCTCTCATCGTAAAGAATCGCTTTCACGTCCCATTCTCCCAAGGCGCTTGGGGTGAATTCGTCGCTGAAGCTACCGTCGGGTTTAACGTTTACTATGCGCGTAACGGCTCCCCCCTCGCCGTCGGAGAACTCCGAGGAGCTGTATCGAAGGGTAAGTTTCGTGCCAGGCGTTGGGGGCGTTAGGGCGCCTGTCACCTTAACATTCACCCCTTCAACCTCCGAGCGTATTGTGAGTGTGAAGGGTTTCTTCTTAACAGTTAAAGCAACTTCAACGGAGTGGGTTTTTCCTCCTCCTTCACCTCGAATGTTTAAGATGTATGAGCCCTCACGGGTTGAGAGGGGTACGTTCAAGTTTAGGGTCGAGGTGTAAGGAGGAAGGCCTGAGGAAACCGTGAATCCTGATGTAACCCCGCTGGGAGCGCCTGACACTGTTAAGCTTACGGGTTTGTCGAATTGTCCCAATGGCTTTACCTGCACTTGAAGACTTGCAGAATCTCCCTGCTCTAATGTGATGGTTTCCGGTTGCACGGTAAGTTCGAAATCCTTCTCTTTAACTATGAGAGTTGCTGTAGCGGTTTTAGCGATTCCGCCGCCGGTTGCGGTTACCGTTAAAGTGTAGCTTCCCGGGGATGAGGATGACGAGGCGTCAACCGTGAGCGTTGTAGTGTATGTGGGAGTCCCTGACGGCGGCGTGAAGATGGAGGAAACGTCGCTGGGTAAGCCTGTAACGGTTAAGGACACAGGTTGCGCTGCGCCGCTAACGAGGCTGACGGTAACGGTGTATGAGTTTTCCTCGCCAATGTTCACCGTTTGACTGGTGGGGGAGATTGAGAGGGAATAGTCGAACAGCGCTTCAACCATCAACGTTGCCGCCGCTGATCGGGTCAATCCTCTGGCCGAAAGCGAGAAGGTAAATGAATATGCTCCCGGTGGAGTAGCGTCCGATGTCGCTATGTCAAGGATTCCACGCGCCACATTGACTCTCATGCTTCGGTCTAATCCTGAGACATCCCATGTAAAACTGATACCTTGATACGAGGGGTCACTGTACGTCACGGCCCAGTTAAACCTCGCCGTTTCCCCCTTCTTCACCGTTATAGTTGAGGGGGATAACGAAATGGTGAAGTCGAAGGGAGCCCTCGCAACTATCTGGAAGGAAGCGGTGCCCTCCCATATGTCGAACTCTAACCCCACAACCACTTTTACAGTATAGTATCCAGGTATGGTTAGGAAGGAGCCGCTGATAGTGTACGTATATGTCACTCCGGTTACGATGTTTACCGTCCCAGCTGTAACAGTTCCCGCCGGACCGCTGACAATTATCTGCGCGGTTCCTGGAACTCCTCCTCCATATCCCGCCTGAAAAATCACGGCCACGGGTTCGCCGGCATAATACACTGAACGACTCGTCCTCACCATTACATCTCCATTAACACCCCTTACCGACGGAGCCGCGAGCAGAACCAAAGTCATTAGGAGCAGGCATTTAACTACCCCTCTAAAACATATAGGCTGAGTTTTGAAGTTAACAGGATTCAAATCATTTTACCGACCGATAAGTGGATCTTCCGCGTATTTATTGTTATTGCTTACCATCCCATTAACCCCATCTTTTAAGACGCGGGTTGAAAACGCGTTCATGCTGGATTTCAGTTGCTTAGCCCACTTACCATATTGGAGAGTTAACTCAGGGCATGTCAAGCCCGATTATGCATGGTTGGATTTACAGCCCTCCGCCCCGGTAAGGAAAAAGGAGAGCAAAACGATTGCCTAACGCATCAACGCTCATTAATTGCCGAGGTTTCATCGATCCGGTATGCGAGGAAGCTTGCCTCCTGAAGGCCAGTGTTAACCAGCCTAATTAAATGAGCGTTTACATGTATAAGATTCGGGAATAAGTTTAGGGGTTTATGAGCTGGCTGAGCTGAACTACCCTTTTAGCGACATCGACCGCGTCTTTACCCAGAATGATCGTCATAGGCTCTTTTCCATAGTCGCCTTGATGGTAGATTACGTCCGGAACCTTTCCGAGCTTTTTAATGGCCTCCTCAGCACCCCAGATCGTGGTCATGCCTTCCTTCTCCTTAACTTCGAGGGGTTCAAGCTTCCTATCGTAGGAGGATACGGCCATGCCTAGGGATTCGCAGAGGCTGATCAGCCGCTTCGAGTATTTTATGTTCATGGCG
Above is a window of Candidatus Bathyarchaeia archaeon DNA encoding:
- a CDS encoding zinc ribbon domain-containing protein, producing MTLVLLAAPSVRGVNGDVMVRTSRSVYYAGEPVAVIFQAGYGGGVPGTAQIIVSGPAGTVTAGTVNIVTGVTYTYTISGSFLTIPGYYTVKVVVGLEFDIWEGTASFQIVARAPFDFTISLSPSTITVKKGETARFNWAVTYSDPSYQGISFTWDVSGLDRSMRVNVARGILDIATSDATPPGAYSFTFSLSARGLTRSAAATLMVEALFDYSLSISPTSQTVNIGEENSYTVTVSLVSGAAQPVSLTVTGLPSDVSSIFTPPSGTPTYTTTLTVDASSSSSPGSYTLTVTATGGGIAKTATATLIVKEKDFELTVQPETITLEQGDSASLQVQVKPLGQFDKPVSLTVSGAPSGVTSGFTVSSGLPPYTSTLNLNVPLSTREGSYILNIRGEGGGKTHSVEVALTVKKKPFTLTIRSEVEGVNVKVTGALTPPTPGTKLTLRYSSSEFSDGEGGAVTRIVNVKPDGSFSDEFTPSALGEWDVKAILYDESGNALAVSESEHFTVEKSFMNKLTLLARQNPLLMILPALAIIVAAVGAIAVRRRRRIKPGFVQAPMYCQHCGAPLKAEDEFCTSCGARKS